In Montipora capricornis isolate CH-2021 chromosome 4, ASM3666992v2, whole genome shotgun sequence, a single genomic region encodes these proteins:
- the LOC138046783 gene encoding uncharacterized protein, translating to MIATEQAFLVPQNLDEAETLVNKLTIEDLRAFCFTFGLSQDGTKASLKERLMEYYEEKFKSSLGSPVPMPRRRHSAESLKTTEKETLFSSALVDVEQRIDNLEFVVSQMREYMDELLKQFRVSLTESIKESTERMMRAFDKPSDGDPRIDSGPNRFVPDIKFVAANRKLNFLERNAIGVCVELEKLLHAEAAPTRIESQLKRLSKYETDCLHSVEEILANVEDDSLIEETLKDWDEFHSGILRISGRAEEFIAQSRAKYSSSEYSENITGVKLPLLQLPKFSGNILEWSAFYNAFLASVDSHKRLSNVQKFTHLRSCLNGRAYKCIEGYAVTNDKYPKALQDLRGRFGRKRLLVNELVKSILNLDVPVKTDGKSLRHLYDTLQNRMRSLESLGLKPDNNPSLSMVLLPIFDTKLPRERKEKWEFELTKYDDDEDDKEINIKKFFRFLEGHVLSKEAHDDMKSSSPKPRKRFGRETGSRIPDNEEYTSAQALVGSSDFKKVKCGFCGKNHETIKCPSALNKTPDERWQMLMKRKGAPTCFNCLQPGSISHNSRTCKAPRCPVDECGRKHHQLLHTSDKPIENEGDIQVVSGFVCTNKQNLLPTASAKLMHEDKECQIRILLDSGSQQTFLKKSIADDLNMKSQGSPVTMNIKVLGGQEQRKRMDRVRFMLTPLDSGVDQAVSIDAWTISSVCAPLTAVDVDVRKCAHLRNLKLADTFPRKAAPVDLLVGADQYYKLVQGNIRRGRPGTPIATKSRLGWLLSGPVPGSRTDESTTAMLTVTRIEDPNDQLRRFWELDAIGVIDQQNNVRSVEEEDALNQFNSSCNFNGDRYEVGLPWKKDHPPLVDNYQQAYQRLISIERSLIKHVEKKRMYCDAVNQYIDDGHARAIVKEDSKADKIRYLPHHAVFREDRTTTKCRVVFDSSAKTPDGVSLNSCLLKGPKLQPDLGHVMIRFRCHRIGLMADIKKMFLQIKLKREDQNSHKFLWRDFQADKTPDVYCMTRITFGDTPSPFLSIATVQKHVREHEEDYPVAAKEVKENMYVDDILTGAPDDDCAVQLKDDLCNLLSKGGFPLTKWASNSQKVMEATPSRERAPTLMSTADQEKMCDSLKALGTSWNTQDDLLTFTNASSILTEADPKTKRSLISLYSRIFDPMGLLTPFLMVPKLLFQELWARGLDWDQSLDSDIAEAWETWKQELADVSHIEVHRWLLHGLPSVDKVELHGFGDASQRAYGSAVYLCAEDREGNRVSNLEMAKSRVAPAKQVTLPRLELLAAFITAKLINYVMEALQIMTDAVYAWSDSQIALAWIKGPSSRWKVFVANRVQDIQQRVAPSQWRFCPGNQNPADFLTRGISASQLKENELWWNGPQWLKQSCRHWPVRETLEREDPECLVEARKEAQEVPHASCFVCLPPVDESTALATRYETWQRLIRITAWILKWLRLHGQPKEGKLSAQEIKESEFVWLRNRQRIAFLPEIEELCNKKQVSERSCIVKLDPQFDKTKRLLVVGGRLQFAQIPEEEKHQIIIPHNDPVIEKLIMHVHVKASHAGPETTLAVLRQRFWLTQGRREVKRVLRKCLTCKHWRTQPVQQKMAPLPAERVQIAPPFTNIGLDFTGPLYLKVKEGSKTSTSKAYICIFICEDSRAVHLELLNSMTTEDFLQAFRRMANRRGMAEVIHSDNQTTFHKAAKVFKASTQRMKLAKIDPSVVENKLADQGV from the coding sequence ATGATTGCAACAGAACAAGCGTTTCTTGTTCCACAGAATTTAGATGAGGCGGAGACGTTAGTAAACAAGCTAACCATTGAGGATTTAAGAGCTTTCTGTTTCACGTTTGGGCTCTCGCAAGATGGAACAAAAGCAAGTCTTAAAGAGCGACTTATGGAATATTATGAGGAGAAATTTAAATCGTCTTTAGGGTCTCCAGTGCCAATGCCACGAAGAAGACATTCGGCTGAAAGTCTCAAGACAACCGAGAAAGAAACGTTGTTTTCTTCAGCACTAGTCGACGTTGAACAAAGGATCGATAATTTGGAATTTGTCGTTTCTCAAATGAGGGAGTACATGGATGAATTGCTTAAACAGTTTCGTGTGTCTTTAACGGAATCCATTAAAGAGTCTACTGAACGAATGATGCGTGCTTTTGATAAGCCATCCGATGGAGATCCAAGAATAGACTCGGGTCCGAATCGATTTGTCCCCGATATAAAATTTGTCGCAGCGaatcgaaagttgaactttctGGAGAGGAATGCAATAGGAGTGTGTGTCGAATTGGAAAAATTGCTTCATGCGGAGGCTGCTCCCACGAGAATAGAAAGTCAATTAAAGAGGTTGAGTAAATACGAAACtgattgtttacattctgtGGAAGAAATTTTGGCGAACGTTGAAGACGATTCATTGATTGAAGAAACTTTAAAAGATTGGGACGAATTTCATTCAGGAATCCTAAGAATCTCTGGAAGAGCCGAAGAATTTATCGCCCAAAGCAGAGCGAAGTATTCTTCAAGTGAATACTCCGAGAACATCACAGGTGTTAAGCTGCCTCTGTTACAGTTGCCCAAGTTTTCTGGAAACATACTGGAATGGTCAGCGTTTTACAATGCATTTCTGGCATCGGTTGACTCTCATAAAAGACTTAGCAACGTGCAGAAGTTTACCCATTTGAGATCGTGTTTGAATGGCAGGGCGTACAAGTGTATTGAGGGTTACGCGGTCACTAACGATAAGTATCCAAAGGCACTACAAGACTTACGAGGTCGTTTTGGACGGAAGCGTTTGTTAGTGAACGAACTTGTCAAGTCCATTTTGAATTTGGATGTTCCGGTGAAAACTGACGGGAAGTCTTTGAGACATTTGTATGATACGTTGCAAAACCGAATGAGGAGTCTGGAGTCGCTTGGTCTCAAGCCTGATAACAACCCTAGCCTATCCATGGTGTTGCTTCCTATTTTTGACACGAAGCTACCACGTGAGCGCAAAGAGAAATGGGAGTTCGAGCTCACGAAATAtgacgatgatgaagatgacaaGGAGATCaatatcaagaaattctttcgATTCTTGGAAGGTCACGTGCTCAGTAAAGAGGCTCACGATGATATGAAGAGTAGTTCACCAAAACCCAGAAAACGATTTGGTAGAGAAACAGGGTCCAGGATCCCGGATAACGAAGAATATACTTCCGCGCAAGCCCTAGTCGGATCTTCCGACTTCAAGAAAGTGAAGTGTGGGTTTTGTGGGAAGAATCATGAAACTATTAAGTGTccgtcagccttgaacaagacGCCTGACGAAAGATGGCAAATGCTAATGAAACGCAAAGGTGCTCCAACATGCTTTAATTGTTTGCAGCCAGGTAGCATATCTCATAATTCAAGGACCTGCAAGGCACCGCGATGTCCTGTTGATGAATGTGGAAGGAAGCATCACCAACTTCTACACACTTCAGACAAGCCGATTGAAAATGAAGGAGACATTCAAGTCGTATCAGGGTTTGTTTGTACAAACAAACAGAATTTGCTGCCAACCGCTTCTGCAAAATTGATGCATGAAGACAAGGAATGCCAAATTCGTATCCTCCTGGATAGTGGATCACAACAGACATTCCTTAAGAAATCTATTGCTGATGATTTAAATATGAAGTCACAAGGATCTCCTGTTACTATGAATATTAAAGTACTCGGAGGTCAAGAACAGCGAAAGAGAATGGATCGCGTGAGGTTCATGTTGACACCTCTTGACTCAGGTGTTGATCAAGCAGTTTCCATTGACGCCTGGACGATAAGCAGTGTTTGCGCCCCCTTAACAGCTGTAGATGTTGATGTTAGGAAGTGTGCACACCTTAGAAACCTAAAGCTTGCTGACACCTTCCCAAGGAAAGCTGCTCCTGTTGACTTGTTAGTCGGGGCCGACCAATACTACAAGCTAGTTCAAGGAAACATTAGAAGAGGCCGTCCAGGAACACCGATCGCAACAAAGTCAAGACTGGGCTGGCTTCTGAGTGGTCCTGTCCCTGGGTCTAGGACAGACGAGAGTACAACAGCCATGTTGACAGTAACAAGAATAGAAGACCCAAACGATCAACTGAGACGATTTTGGGAACTTGACGCCATTGGAGTGATAGATCAGCAGAATAATGTCAGATCCGTGGAAGAGGAAGACGCACTTAACCAGTTCAACAGTTCCTGTAACTTCAATGGTGATAGATATGAAGTTGGTCTCCCGTGGAAGAAAGACCACCCACCTTTAGTTGATAATTACCAACAAGCTTATCAAAGGCTTATCTCCATTGAAAGAAGTCTGATCAAGCATGTGGAGAAGAAGAGAATGTATTGTGATGCAGTAAATCAATACATCGATGATGGTCATGCCCGAGCGATAGTCAAAGAAGACAGTAAGGCGGACAAGATAAGGTATCTCCCTCATCATGCGGTGTTCCGAGAAGACAGAACCACCACCAAATGCCGGGTTGTATTCGACAGTAGTGCCAAAACGCCTGATGGAGTCTCGCTCAATTCATGTCTTCTGAAAGGACCAAAGTTACAACCAGACCTGGGACATGTTATGATCAGATTCAGGTGTCATCGAATTGGTCTCATGGCGGATATTAAAAAGATGTTTCTCCAAATCAAACTGAAACGTGAAGATCAAAACAGTCACAAATTTCTGTGGAGAGATTTTCAAGCTGACAAGACGCCAGATGTTTATTGTATGACCAGGATAACATTTGGAGACACACCCTCGCCCTTTCTGTCAATCGCTACAGTACAGAAACACGTTCGAGAACACGAGGAAGATTACCCAGTTGCAGCTAAAGAAGTGAAAGAGAATATGTACGTTGACGATATACTCACTGGTGCCCCAGACGACGATTGTGCAGTGCAGCTTAAAGACGACCTCTGCAATCTTCTTTCAAAAGGGGGATTTCCGTTAACAAAGTGGGCTTCAAACTCCCAGAAGGTGATGGAAGCAACTCCTTCGCGAGAGAGAGCACCAACACTCATGTCAACTGCTGACCAGGAAAAGATGTGCGACTCATTAAAAGCACTAGGGACGTCATGGAATACACAAGATGATCTTTTGACCTTTACAAACGCTTCCAGTATCTTAACTGAGGCAGATCCCAAGACCAAGAGAAGTTTGATTAGCCTATATTCCAGAATATTTGATCCGATGGGGTTGTTGACTCCGTTCCTGATGGTACCAAAGTTACTATTTCAAGAACTATGGGCGCGAGGTCTTGACTGGGATCAGTCATTGGACTCTGACATCGCCGAAGCATGGGAAACGTGGAAGCAGGAATTGGCCGACGTGAGTCACATCGAAGTTCATAGATGGTTATTGCATGGTTTGCCATCCGTTGACAAAGTAGAGCTCCATGGGTTCGGAGACGCCAGTCAAAGAGCCTATGGATCAGCAGTTTACCTTTGTGCTGAAGACCGAGAAGGCAACAGAGTCTCCAATTTAGAGATGGCCAAGTCCAGAGTTGCGCCAGCTAAGCAAGTTACTTTACCAAGGCTAGAACTTCTTGCAGCATTCATAACCGCCAAGCTGATAAATTACGTCATGGAAGCTCTCCAAATAATGACGGACGCAGTTTACGCTTGGTCAGACAGTCAGATTGCGCTTGCGTGGATAAAAGGACCCAGTTCCAGGTGGAAAGTTTTCGTAGCAAACAGAGTTCAAGATATCCAACAAAGGGTTGCACCAAGCCAGTGGAGATTCTGCCCAGGAAACCAGAATCCTGCAGACTTTCTCACAAGAGGGATTTCAGCATCTCAGCTCAAGGAAAACGAACTTTGGTGGAATGGTCCTCAATGGTTAAAGCAATCTTGTCGTCACTGGCCAGTCCGTGAGACGCTTGAACGAGAAGATCCAGAGTGTCTAGTTGAAGCAAGAAAAGAAGCGCAAGAAGTACCACATGCAAGTTGTTTTGTATGTCTACCACCTGTTGATGAAAGCACCGCATTAGCAACAAGATACGAAACCTGGCAGCGTTTGATAAGGATAACCGCGTGGATTCTCAAGTGGCTACGATTACATGGGCAGCCCAAGGAGGGAAAACTGTCAGCCCAGGAGATAAAGGAGTCGGAGTTCGTATGGTTAAGAAACAGACAAAGAATTGCCTTCCTTCCAGAAATTGAAGAACTGTGTAACAAGAAACAAGTGTCTGAAAGAAGTTGCATAGTTAAGCTTGATCCTCAGTTTGACAAAACTAAGAGATTGCTTGTGGTTGGAGGCCGTCTTCAGTTTGCTCAAATACCTGAAGAAGAAAAGCATCAAATTATTATTCCACACAATGATCCTGTTATTGAAAAACTGATCATGCACGTACATGTGAAAGCAAGTCACGCTGGACCAGAGACTACTCTCGCAGTTCTACGTCAGCGATTTTGGCTTACACAAGGAAGACGAGAAGTAAAACGAGTCTTGAGAAAATGTCTCACTTGCAAGCATTGGAGAACTCAGCCAGTTCAACAAAAGATGGCACCCCTACCTGCTGAGCGAGTACAGATAGCACCACCATTCACCAACATTGGTCTAGACTTCACAGGTCCGTTGTACTTGAAAGTAAAAGAAGGTTCCAAGACATCTACTTCAAAAGCCTACATATGTATTTTTATCTGTGAAGATTCCCGTGCAGTCCATTTGGAGCTATTAAATAGTATGACAACTGAGGACTTCTTGCAAGCCTTTCGACGTATGGCTAATCGAAGAGGAATGGCGGAGGTGATTCATTCAGATAATCAGACAACGTTCCACAAGGCCGCAAAGGTTTTTAAGGCATCGACTCAAAGAATGAAATTAGCGAAGATAGACCCAAGCGTTGTAGAAAACAAATTGGCCGACCAAGGCGTATAG
- the LOC138046784 gene encoding uncharacterized protein, producing MMTVLTDIEAMINSRPLTYIGDDIRDGRIITPALLAIGRDLERLPDNPPKKADVSLSERYRYQQRLQNHFWSRWLREYLPGLTVRQKWTREEIPLKENDVVLISEDNLPRGKWRIGKVIQTYPGKDDRVRTVKLQTKKGIINRPVQKLHLLEEHKQRVTSENHHEDQADNQFLEVRRVGNDCSSFVGEDVQARVQLTYPYKSRFGRVIRPPKRL from the coding sequence ATGATGACAGTCTTAACAGACATAGAAGCTATGATCAACTCACGTCCTCTCACTTATATTGGTGACGACATCAGAGATGGAAGAATTATTACTCCAGCATTGCTTGCCATTGGAAGAGACTTAGAACGTCTACCAGATAACCCTCCCAAGAAAGCGGACGTGTCGCTCTCGGAACGTTATAGATATCAACAACGACTTCAAAATCACTTTTGGTCCCGTTGGCTGCGAGAATATTTGCCCGGACTCACTGTTCGTCAAAAATGGACAAGAGaagaaattccactgaaagaAAATGACGTCGTTCTGATATCCGAAGATAACCTTCCCAGAGGAAAGTGGAGGATCGGTAAAGTTATACAAACCTATCCCGGAAAAGACGACAGGGTTCGCACCGTGAAGCTCCAAACTAAGAAAGGAATCATTAACAGACCAGTACAGAAGTTACACTTGTTAGAAGAACATAAACAGAGAGTTACCAGTGAGAATCACCATGAAGACCAGGCAGACAATCAGTTTCTCGAGGTCCGAAGAGTAGGAAATGACTGTTCGTCATTCGTGGGGGAGGATGTACAAGCCCGCGTGCAATTGACATATCCGTATAAATCGCGATTTGGACGCGTAATTAGGCCTCCTAAGAGATTATAA